DNA from Polaribacter sp. NJDZ03:
AGGCGTAGACGATAACGAAGTAACAACAGAAGCTAGCTTCACAAACGATTTAGGAGCAGATTCTTTGGATACTGTTGAATTAATTATGGAATTCGAAAAAGAATTTGATATTCAAATACCAGATGATCAAGCAGAGAACATCGGAACAGTAGGTCAAGCAGTAAGCTATATTGAAGAAGCTAAAAAGTAAATTTATATGCAGTTAAAACGAGTTGTAGTCACTGGACTTGGCGCACTTACGCCAATTGGTAATAATATTGAAGAGTATTGGAATGCTTTAGTTAACGGAGTTAGCGGTGCAGCACCTATCAAGCGGTTTGATGCTGCCAAGTTCAAAACTCGTTTTGCATGTGAATTAAAAAATTTCGAGGTAACGGACTTTATTAATAAAAAGGACGCTAGAAAAATGGATCCATTTACGCAGTATGCAATGGTTGCTTCAGATGAAGCAATTGCAGATGCGAATTTTGATCTAGAAAAATTAAACAAATTACGCGTTGGTGTAATTTGGGGAGCAGGAATTGGAGGCTTAGAAACTTTTCAAAACGAAGCTATAAATTTTGGAGCTGGAGACGGTTCACCAAGATTTAACCCATTTTTTATCCCAAAAATGATTGCAGATATTGCGCCAGGAAATATTTCTATTAAAAATGGATTTATGGGGCCAAATTATACTACAGTTTCTGCATGTGCATCATCTGCAAACGCAATGATAGATGCTTTAAATTATATTCGTTTAGGTACTTGTGATGTTGTTGTAACTGGTGGCTCTGAAGCTGCAGTTGTAATTTCTGGTGTTGGTGGTTTTAATGCCATGCATGCCTTATCTACAAGAAACGAAAGTCCAGAAACAGCGTCTAGACCTTTTGATGCAGAACGAGATGGTTTTGTATTAGGAGAAGGAGCCGGTGCTTTGGTTTTAGAAAGCTACGAACATGCAAAAGCAAGGGGAGCAAAAATTTATGCAGAGGTTATTGGAGGCGGTATGTCTTCTGATGCTTATCATATGACGGCACCTCACCCAGAAGGAATTGGTGTTATTGCTGTAATGAATAACTGCTTAGAAAATGCAGGTATTAAACCAGAAGATGTAGATCATATTAATACACATGGTACTTCTACTCCTTTAGGAGATGTTGCAGAATTGAAAGCTATTTCTGCGGTTTTTGGAGAACATGCTAAAAACATTAATATTAATTCTACAAAATCTATGACAGGTCACTTGTTAGGTGCTGCAGGAGCTATTGAATCTATTGCTGCTATTTTAGCAATGAAACATAGCATTGTGCCACCAACAATTAATCATGTTAATGTAGATGAAAATATCAATCCAGAATTAAACTTAACTTTAAATAAAGCTCAAAAGCGAGAGATTAACGTTGCTATGAGTAATACTTTTGGTTTTGGTGGGCATAATGCATGTGTTGCATTTAAAAAATTAGATGAATAATACTCTATGAATTTTATTCGTAAAATAGTAAAACCTCACAATGAAGAGGATGCACAATTATACAACGAATTAAAAAAACTACTTAATTTTTCTCCTAGAAGAATAAATAAATACAAAAAAGCATTTACACATAGATCTGTGCAAATGCTAGATAGTAAAGGAATACCTATTAATTATGAACGTTTAGAGTTTTTAGGAGATTCTATTCTAGGATCTGTAATTGCATCTTATTTATACAAAAAAGTACCTACAGGTAGTGAAGGTTATCTTACACAAATGCGCTCTAAAATTGTTAGTAGAGAGCATTTAAATGAATTAGGAAAAGACTTAAACTTAATACGTTTTGTAAAAAGTAATATAGATCAATCTAACGTTGGTGATAATATTCATGGTAATATTTTTGAAGCATTAGTAGGCGCTATTTATTTAGATAAAAACTACAATACTTGTCAGAAATTTATTTACGAAAATGTAATTGTTCCTTATGTAGACATTGAAAAGCTAGAAGGAAAAATTACAAGTTACAAAGGGCTTATTATAGAATGGTGTCAGAAACAAAAGAAGAAATATACTTTTGAAACGTATGAAGATTCTGGTAACGAGGCAATCAAACATTTTAGTGTAAAGATTAGTATCGATGGAGAGCAAATAGCCAAGGGTAGAGCTACTTCTAAGAAAAAAGCAGAAGAGCAAGCATCTAAAAGAGTCTACTTTGCATTTCAAAAACAAATTAATATAGGCTAACTCACGATAACGTTTTCGTTAAAATTAACGGTAAAGTTCGTAAACAATTAGTAATTTTGTTTTTCATAAAAACGAGTATTAGTTATTATCTATGCAGGTACACGCTTTAGAAATGGACGATTT
Protein-coding regions in this window:
- a CDS encoding acyl carrier protein — its product is MSDIASRVKAIIVDKLGVDDNEVTTEASFTNDLGADSLDTVELIMEFEKEFDIQIPDDQAENIGTVGQAVSYIEEAKK
- the fabF gene encoding beta-ketoacyl-ACP synthase II, translated to MQLKRVVVTGLGALTPIGNNIEEYWNALVNGVSGAAPIKRFDAAKFKTRFACELKNFEVTDFINKKDARKMDPFTQYAMVASDEAIADANFDLEKLNKLRVGVIWGAGIGGLETFQNEAINFGAGDGSPRFNPFFIPKMIADIAPGNISIKNGFMGPNYTTVSACASSANAMIDALNYIRLGTCDVVVTGGSEAAVVISGVGGFNAMHALSTRNESPETASRPFDAERDGFVLGEGAGALVLESYEHAKARGAKIYAEVIGGGMSSDAYHMTAPHPEGIGVIAVMNNCLENAGIKPEDVDHINTHGTSTPLGDVAELKAISAVFGEHAKNININSTKSMTGHLLGAAGAIESIAAILAMKHSIVPPTINHVNVDENINPELNLTLNKAQKREINVAMSNTFGFGGHNACVAFKKLDE
- the rnc gene encoding ribonuclease III; translation: MNFIRKIVKPHNEEDAQLYNELKKLLNFSPRRINKYKKAFTHRSVQMLDSKGIPINYERLEFLGDSILGSVIASYLYKKVPTGSEGYLTQMRSKIVSREHLNELGKDLNLIRFVKSNIDQSNVGDNIHGNIFEALVGAIYLDKNYNTCQKFIYENVIVPYVDIEKLEGKITSYKGLIIEWCQKQKKKYTFETYEDSGNEAIKHFSVKISIDGEQIAKGRATSKKKAEEQASKRVYFAFQKQINIG